One segment of Streptomyces sp. TG1A-8 DNA contains the following:
- a CDS encoding DUF4255 domain-containing protein, with translation MIHEVDEALRGLLRESGLEAAGVEVVLDAPTRDWAARRTAPTVCAFLYDIREDATRRGSGAGEVHDADGYVVARRTPPRWFQLTYLVTAWAARPQDEHRLLSQVLAGLVGTGTLPERLLTGTLAELGLAVGLETAGVGPDAPAASDVWSALGGELKASLGVRVRAPLAGVNRAAAPPVTEGLVVRSAPRWQDGEPVPGRRLRYEEVADPGPEGFAGPRERLPAPARRRRGGRQP, from the coding sequence GTGATCCACGAGGTCGACGAAGCGCTGCGCGGCCTGCTCCGCGAGTCCGGGCTGGAGGCGGCCGGCGTCGAGGTCGTCCTCGACGCGCCCACCCGCGACTGGGCGGCGCGCCGCACCGCCCCCACGGTCTGCGCGTTCCTGTACGACATCCGGGAGGACGCCACCCGGCGCGGCAGCGGTGCCGGAGAGGTCCACGACGCGGACGGGTACGTGGTGGCGCGGCGCACGCCGCCCCGCTGGTTCCAGCTGACGTACCTGGTCACGGCGTGGGCCGCCCGCCCGCAGGACGAGCACCGGCTGCTCTCGCAGGTGCTGGCCGGTCTGGTGGGCACCGGCACGCTGCCCGAGCGGCTGCTCACCGGCACGCTCGCCGAACTCGGCCTGGCGGTGGGCCTGGAGACCGCGGGGGTCGGACCCGACGCGCCGGCCGCCTCCGACGTGTGGTCGGCGCTCGGCGGTGAGCTGAAGGCGTCGCTCGGCGTGCGGGTGCGCGCGCCGCTCGCCGGGGTGAACCGGGCCGCCGCGCCGCCGGTGACCGAGGGGCTCGTGGTGCGCTCCGCCCCCCGGTGGCAGGACGGGGAGCCGGTGCCGGGGCGCCGGCTGCGGTACGAGGAGGTGGCCGACCCCGGTCCGGAGGGCTTCGCCGGCCCGCGCGAGCGCCTCCCCGCCCCCGCCCGCCGCCGCCGGGGAGGCCGGCAGCCGTGA
- a CDS encoding LuxR C-terminal-related transcriptional regulator produces MTANAPRVTALARTAPSATPTTGPRRVTLAVYAQDPVLHVGVVHQLRQRPEVELVADADADRAQTSLVVVDAVDDEVVALLQRLQRTGTTRTGLVVGTFESAVLQRVLECGVAAVLRRAEADQDRLLHLVLSMANGEGVLPGDLLGKLLTHVGNLQRSALDPRGLSLNTLTAREAAMLRLVAEGLDTSEIAQKTAYSERTVKNVLHEVTTRLQLRNRAHAVGYALRNGLI; encoded by the coding sequence ATGACTGCCAACGCACCGCGCGTGACCGCCCTGGCCCGGACCGCACCGTCCGCCACCCCCACGACCGGCCCCCGCCGGGTGACCCTCGCCGTCTACGCCCAGGACCCAGTCCTGCACGTCGGCGTCGTCCATCAGCTGCGGCAGCGTCCCGAGGTGGAGCTGGTCGCCGACGCGGACGCGGACCGGGCGCAGACGTCGCTCGTGGTCGTCGACGCCGTGGACGACGAGGTGGTGGCCCTGCTGCAGCGGTTGCAGCGCACCGGCACGACCCGCACGGGCCTCGTGGTCGGCACCTTCGAGTCGGCGGTGCTGCAGCGGGTGCTCGAATGCGGTGTCGCGGCGGTGTTGCGGCGCGCCGAGGCGGACCAGGACCGGCTGCTGCACCTGGTGCTGTCGATGGCCAACGGGGAGGGCGTGCTGCCCGGCGACCTGCTCGGCAAGCTGCTGACCCACGTCGGCAACCTGCAGCGCTCGGCCCTCGACCCGCGCGGCCTGTCCCTGAACACGCTGACCGCGCGCGAGGCGGCCATGCTGCGCCTGGTGGCGGAGGGGCTCGACACCTCGGAGATCGCGCAGAAGACCGCCTATTCGGAACGGACCGTCAAGAACGTGCTGCACGAGGTCACCACGCGGCTCCAGTTGCGCAACCGGGCCCACGCGGTCGGTTACGCGCTGCGCAACGGGCTGATCTGA
- a CDS encoding hydrolytic protein, which yields MPAVTVTPGGTASTSLTVRNDSDIVEAYTLDVVGDCAAWATVEPERVSLYPGTSETVTVRLAPPRSPEVRAGDVPLGVRVLPAEHPELVTVPETTVHVEGFHELRVELVPRRRRGWLRGRYRLAARNEGNCPARAAFTPEQAGEDLRFGFTPAELRLEPGESAETRLRVRTGKPVWFGSPVVWPFTVRTTDSEMPEGSERAASAVRPPLEAEFVQIPVFPKWLLVVLAALLALLLAWFTLVRPAVRSAARQAADAVVHPRTTPAGQQDGQSPGTGSGQGAGAGAQRGGQGTSASPGTGADGTSGGAAGTGGTGGGAGTAVGSGQQSSATIDLQTSGGQTRSGTYVVPPAALFGVTDIVVANFQGDEGVMTITFGDRKITTIALETFRNQDYHWVTPIKIPENATVTVKVTCAKPGTPATGRQAQQCHEVLNVSGVLSTVKR from the coding sequence ATGCCCGCCGTGACAGTGACGCCGGGCGGCACCGCCTCGACCAGCCTGACCGTCCGCAACGACAGCGACATCGTCGAGGCGTACACCCTGGACGTCGTCGGCGACTGTGCGGCCTGGGCCACCGTGGAGCCCGAGCGGGTATCGCTCTATCCCGGCACCTCCGAGACGGTGACCGTCCGCCTGGCCCCGCCGCGTTCCCCGGAGGTCCGCGCGGGTGACGTGCCGCTGGGCGTGAGGGTGCTGCCGGCCGAACACCCCGAACTCGTCACGGTCCCCGAAACCACGGTCCACGTCGAGGGGTTCCACGAGCTGCGCGTCGAGCTGGTCCCGCGCCGCCGGCGCGGCTGGCTGCGGGGCCGTTACCGGTTGGCGGCGCGCAACGAGGGCAACTGCCCGGCCCGGGCGGCCTTCACCCCGGAACAGGCCGGGGAGGACCTGCGGTTCGGATTCACGCCCGCCGAACTGCGGCTGGAGCCCGGCGAGTCGGCGGAGACCCGGCTGCGGGTTCGGACCGGCAAGCCGGTCTGGTTCGGCAGTCCCGTGGTGTGGCCGTTCACCGTGCGTACCACTGACAGCGAGATGCCGGAGGGGTCCGAGCGGGCCGCTTCCGCGGTGCGGCCGCCGCTGGAAGCCGAGTTCGTCCAGATCCCGGTCTTCCCGAAGTGGCTGCTGGTGGTGCTCGCGGCCCTGCTCGCGCTGCTGCTGGCCTGGTTCACGCTGGTCCGCCCGGCGGTGCGGAGCGCGGCCAGGCAGGCCGCCGACGCGGTGGTCCACCCGCGCACCACGCCCGCCGGACAGCAGGACGGGCAGTCGCCGGGGACCGGGTCCGGCCAGGGCGCGGGCGCCGGCGCCCAGCGGGGCGGTCAGGGCACGAGCGCGTCGCCGGGCACCGGGGCCGACGGCACGAGCGGGGGAGCCGCCGGTACCGGCGGTACCGGCGGCGGCGCCGGTACCGCGGTCGGCAGCGGTCAGCAGAGCTCGGCCACCATCGACCTGCAGACGTCCGGCGGGCAGACGAGGAGCGGCACCTACGTGGTGCCGCCGGCCGCGCTCTTCGGCGTGACGGACATCGTCGTGGCGAACTTCCAGGGTGACGAGGGGGTGATGACCATCACCTTCGGTGACCGGAAGATCACCACCATCGCGCTCGAAACGTTCCGCAACCAGGACTACCACTGGGTCACCCCCATCAAGATCCCCGAGAACGCCACCGTCACCGTGAAGGTGACCTGCGCGAAGCCGGGTACGCCGGCCACCGGACGTCAGGCGCAGCAGTGCCACGAGGTCCTGAACGTCAGCGGTGTGCTCAGCACCGTCAAACGGTGA
- a CDS encoding SRPBCC family protein, translating to MGDYNDTITVTVAPDRLFSYLADVQNLPAYMPRLTSARPHGGDRVTVTAHIDPADAPEQDVTSEAWIHVLENGKSLEWGAPGPHDYHGRLHVAPGEDPTSSLLTVQLHTDSTEGAQVDHGLEEALRGIKDAVEAAER from the coding sequence ATGGGTGACTACAACGACACGATCACGGTGACGGTCGCGCCGGACCGGCTCTTCTCCTACCTGGCGGACGTGCAGAACCTGCCCGCCTACATGCCGCGCCTGACCTCGGCGCGGCCCCACGGCGGTGACCGGGTCACCGTCACGGCCCACATCGACCCCGCCGACGCGCCCGAGCAGGACGTCACCAGCGAGGCCTGGATCCACGTCCTGGAGAACGGCAAGAGCCTGGAGTGGGGTGCGCCCGGCCCCCACGACTACCACGGCCGGCTGCACGTCGCGCCGGGGGAGGACCCCACCAGCTCCCTCCTCACCGTCCAGCTGCACACGGACAGCACGGAAGGCGCTCAGGTCGACCACGGTCTCGAAGAGGCCCTGCGCGGTATCAAAGACGCCGTCGAGGCCGCCGAGCGCTGA
- a CDS encoding ATP-binding protein, which translates to MAELVVLVGLQASGKSTFYERCLRDRPVLVSKDLFPRSARHKQARQMRLVEEALAVDRSVVVDNTNPSPEEWGPLVAAARAHGATVTAYWFPPDLAGSLRRNAGRTGRARVPDAGIHATLRRLRRPSTADGFDAVHDVRFDGRGGFEVRPAGGPPG; encoded by the coding sequence GTGGCTGAGCTGGTGGTGCTCGTGGGGCTGCAGGCGTCCGGGAAGTCCACCTTCTACGAGCGGTGCCTGCGGGACCGCCCCGTCCTGGTGAGCAAGGACCTCTTCCCGCGCTCCGCACGGCACAAGCAGGCCCGGCAGATGCGCCTGGTCGAGGAGGCCCTGGCCGTGGACCGCTCGGTGGTGGTGGACAACACCAACCCCTCCCCCGAGGAGTGGGGTCCGCTGGTGGCCGCGGCCCGGGCGCACGGCGCCACCGTCACCGCGTACTGGTTCCCACCGGACCTGGCGGGCTCGCTGCGCCGCAACGCCGGGCGCACGGGCCGGGCCCGCGTGCCCGATGCCGGCATCCACGCCACGCTGCGGCGGTTGCGGCGGCCGTCGACCGCCGACGGATTCGACGCCGTGCACGACGTGCGCTTCGACGGGCGGGGCGGTTTCGAGGTGCGGCCGGCAGGCGGTCCGCCCGGCTGA
- a CDS encoding MerR family transcriptional regulator, whose translation MPPRSTRPPGPLDDDDYPAYTMGRAAEMLGTTPAFLRALGEHRLITPLRSEGGHRRYSRYQLRIAARARELVDQGTPIEAACRIVVLEDQLEEAQRINEQLRTRGGEVQPKTSA comes from the coding sequence ATGCCCCCTCGCAGTACCCGCCCCCCCGGCCCCCTCGACGACGACGACTACCCCGCCTACACCATGGGTCGGGCAGCCGAGATGCTCGGCACCACTCCCGCCTTCCTGCGCGCCCTCGGCGAACACCGCCTCATCACCCCTCTGCGCTCCGAAGGCGGCCACCGCCGTTACTCCCGTTACCAGCTGCGGATCGCCGCCCGTGCCCGCGAACTCGTGGACCAGGGCACCCCCATCGAGGCCGCCTGCCGCATCGTCGTCCTCGAGGACCAGCTCGAAGAGGCCCAGCGCATCAACGAGCAGCTGCGCACCCGGGGCGGTGAGGTCCAGCCGAAGACCTCGGCCTGA
- a CDS encoding NAD(P)/FAD-dependent oxidoreductase, whose translation MCVDRVEQPERDGADAVLRRVRGPGGLDGQSGGDDGVGRAGGVRTLGDGRHEATFADGTTVVTSLLVGADGAWSRVRPLLSDATPEYVGTSFVETYLFDGDTRHPASAKAAGGGSLFALAPGKGIQAHRESDGTLHTYVALSEPRDWFAVVDFIDSASATARIAGESDGWAPELTALITDGETAPVLRPLNALPVEHRWDRVPGVTLLGDAAHLMIPSGEGANLAMYDGAELGRAIAAHPDDVEAALTGYERAMFPRSAAEAADAARQLELMFGGNAPHSLVDMLTGHRQPR comes from the coding sequence ATGTGCGTCGATCGCGTCGAACAGCCCGAGCGCGACGGCGCGGATGCCGTCCTGCGGCGAGTTCGCGGACCCGGCGGACTGGACGGCCAGAGCGGCGGGGACGACGGCGTCGGTCGCGCCGGCGGCGTCCGCACGCTCGGTGACGGCCGCCACGAGGCGACCTTCGCCGACGGCACCACCGTGGTCACGAGCCTGCTGGTCGGCGCGGACGGCGCGTGGTCACGAGTCCGGCCGCTGCTCTCCGACGCCACACCCGAGTACGTCGGCACGTCGTTCGTCGAGACCTACCTGTTCGACGGTGACACCCGCCACCCCGCCAGTGCGAAAGCGGCCGGCGGCGGGTCGCTCTTCGCGCTCGCGCCGGGGAAGGGGATCCAGGCCCACCGGGAGAGTGACGGCACCCTCCACACCTACGTGGCGCTGTCCGAGCCGCGGGACTGGTTCGCCGTCGTCGATTTCATCGATTCCGCCAGCGCGACCGCGCGGATCGCCGGGGAGTCCGACGGTTGGGCACCGGAGCTCACCGCGCTGATCACCGACGGCGAGACCGCGCCGGTCCTGCGCCCCCTCAACGCCCTGCCGGTCGAGCACCGGTGGGACCGGGTGCCGGGGGTGACCCTGCTCGGCGACGCCGCCCACCTCATGATCCCGTCCGGTGAGGGCGCCAACCTGGCCATGTACGACGGCGCCGAACTCGGCAGGGCCATCGCCGCCCACCCCGACGACGTCGAGGCCGCGCTCACCGGATACGAGCGGGCCATGTTTCCCCGCAGCGCCGCGGAAGCCGCGGACGCCGCCCGTCAGCTCGAACTCATGTTCGGCGGCAACGCACCCCACAGCCTGGTCGACATGCTCACCGGACACCGGCAGCCCCGATGA
- a CDS encoding CHAT domain-containing protein, whose protein sequence is MDDRGEPVPADGRMVLARRLAGLLEEVRRLPGLGGFQRPLPATDLRRAAALGPVVTVNVTQRRTDALIVTPDEVSPIPLGFTAGDVRETAYAYVEAVERHQSRLAALEEADAAAQETFNARTCTAYQQAAVALVEAEAVMESALTSTLEWLWEAIGRPVLDACGFREPPGEGRPWPRLWWCPTGLLTLLPLHAAGRHGEAGQSSLDRAVMSYTPSLRVLIESRSWERSTVPGGMLHVALPETPGQRDLPHVEREEELLTALFGADCTTLKGPAADRTSVRRGLAVHRSVHFSCHATSHPLRPASGGALLSDGLLTTGEIAANHRHRDFAFLSACKTALGGLLVPDESMTLSAALHYTGYRHVIGTLWSVRDAVAAEVAEDVYRDLWQDGVFRPDRAAAALHGAVRRLRDASPHEPSHWMSFTHTGP, encoded by the coding sequence GTGGACGATCGCGGGGAACCGGTGCCGGCCGACGGCAGGATGGTGCTGGCGCGTCGGCTGGCCGGACTGCTCGAGGAAGTCCGGCGGCTGCCGGGGCTCGGTGGTTTCCAACGTCCCTTGCCGGCCACGGATCTGCGACGCGCCGCCGCCCTGGGACCCGTCGTCACCGTCAATGTGACGCAGCGCCGGACGGATGCGCTGATCGTGACGCCGGACGAAGTCTCCCCGATCCCGCTGGGCTTCACGGCCGGGGACGTCCGTGAAACGGCCTATGCCTACGTGGAGGCGGTGGAGCGGCACCAGAGCCGGCTCGCGGCCCTTGAGGAAGCGGACGCCGCTGCGCAGGAGACCTTCAACGCCAGGACCTGCACGGCCTACCAGCAGGCGGCGGTCGCCCTCGTCGAGGCCGAGGCGGTGATGGAGAGTGCGCTGACCTCGACCCTTGAGTGGCTGTGGGAGGCGATCGGCCGGCCCGTGCTCGATGCCTGCGGCTTCCGGGAGCCGCCCGGAGAGGGCCGGCCCTGGCCTCGGCTGTGGTGGTGCCCCACGGGCCTGCTGACCCTGCTCCCGCTGCATGCCGCGGGCCGGCACGGCGAGGCGGGGCAGAGCTCACTGGACCGAGCGGTGATGTCGTACACGCCCTCCCTGCGCGTGCTGATCGAGTCCCGGTCGTGGGAGCGGTCGACCGTGCCGGGCGGCATGCTCCACGTGGCACTGCCCGAAACCCCGGGCCAGCGGGACCTGCCCCACGTCGAGCGCGAGGAGGAACTGCTGACGGCGCTCTTCGGAGCGGACTGCACCACGCTGAAGGGCCCCGCGGCGGACCGGACGTCGGTACGGCGCGGGCTGGCCGTCCACCGCAGCGTCCACTTCAGCTGCCACGCCACGTCCCATCCCCTGCGTCCCGCCTCCGGAGGGGCGCTGCTCAGCGACGGCCTGCTGACGACGGGCGAGATCGCCGCGAACCACCGGCACCGCGACTTCGCCTTCCTCTCGGCGTGCAAGACGGCCCTGGGCGGACTGCTGGTGCCGGACGAGTCGATGACGTTGTCCGCCGCGCTGCACTACACGGGCTACCGGCATGTGATCGGGACACTCTGGTCCGTCCGGGACGCCGTCGCCGCCGAGGTGGCCGAGGACGTCTACCGCGACCTGTGGCAGGACGGCGTGTTCCGCCCCGACCGCGCCGCCGCCGCACTGCACGGCGCCGTCCGCAGGCTGCGGGACGCCTCGCCGCACGAGCCGAGCCACTGGATGTCCTTCACCCACACAGGTCCCTGA